AATGTCGAAATCGCCGGTATAAACCAGCCACCGGTGCTTTTTGTATTCGGCCGGCATCGCAGCAGGTTGGACCGGCTCCACAAATTCCACACCGGAGCCCATCTCAGCATCCTGCTCTTTCAGCCAGTCGAGGTGATAGCCCATCGCGTAGAGTCTGAAGGACTCGTTTGGCACGAGCTTTGCCAGCTTCAGGAATTCGGGCATCGCCTTTTTCGGTGTCGCAACACCGGTGTTCATGATCGCATCGCCATTCTCGCTCTCATCGTAAAAAGCGGCGGTGCGAACGACGGGGAAGCAATCGATCAGCTTCTTGCCGTCGATGCCCATGCGTTCCAGCCAAGGGCGCGAAAACGGGAACGTCAGCACACCCAGACACAACTCGCTTTCCATGGCGCGTATGCCCTCGATAAACCACGGTGTACGCTCAAGCGGCTTAGACCGTTTGAGCATCTGCTTGATCCGACCCTTTATGCTCTTCTTGCGCAGGGCGACGGTATCGAAAGAATGGGTGCGTACGGTAAAAGGAATACCGGTCATTTCGGACAACTGCCCAATGAAACGGAGTTCGGTGAGATAATGCGTATGGAGGATATGGGGCCGGATCTCTGCTACGGCCTGGGCGAATTCTTCTAGCGTTTCAGCGGTTCGGTAGGGGCGGTGATCTTCGTAGGCGATGTCCGGACCCCGCCGTGTCACGATATGGATGTCGTAGTCGTCTTCCAGCGCCTCTATCTCGTTCTTTATATAGGTCTGGCTGATCTGCGGGTATTCTTTGAGCAGGAACATGATTCGCGGGCGTGCCGACTGATCTGCTTGGTCCTCGCGGCCGGGAAACTGGACGATTTCTGACATTGCTGCTCCGTGACGGTGACGACTCTGCCGGACAAGCGGTGCCAGCGGCGACGCGAAGCCAATCGCGTATACCGTTACGGAAGACTACAAACTGGGTTAGGGTTGCGGGCTGCTATGCGGCCGCAATCTCAGCCACTACTGGCGAGCCGCTTATAAAGCGCCGCGTATCGGTTGGCGGCTAATGCAGCAGAGAAGCTGCTTGCCCTTCGAATTGCCGCCTTGGACAAACCAGTGCGAAGGCTTTCGTCAGCTAAAATCATCCCAAGGCATCTCGCCAACTCTTCGGGGTTGTCCGGTTCGACAGTCATGCCAGCGCCGCAAAGGACTTGAGTAACCCCGCCCACGTC
This DNA window, taken from Qipengyuania seohaensis, encodes the following:
- a CDS encoding glycosyltransferase family protein; protein product: MSEIVQFPGREDQADQSARPRIMFLLKEYPQISQTYIKNEIEALEDDYDIHIVTRRGPDIAYEDHRPYRTAETLEEFAQAVAEIRPHILHTHYLTELRFIGQLSEMTGIPFTVRTHSFDTVALRKKSIKGRIKQMLKRSKPLERTPWFIEGIRAMESELCLGVLTFPFSRPWLERMGIDGKKLIDCFPVVRTAAFYDESENGDAIMNTGVATPKKAMPEFLKLAKLVPNESFRLYAMGYHLDWLKEQDAEMGSGVEFVEPVQPAAMPAEYKKHRWLVYTGDFDIPTVGWPMAIAEAQASGVGVCMPRLRPDLAEYVGEGAGYLYDHIEDVVPIVSGPVPDGMRERGFEQARKSDIENHKHLLTDLWDRALDRAGMKSAGHLPTAAPSSVPN